From one Henriciella marina DSM 19595 genomic stretch:
- a CDS encoding EAL domain-containing protein yields MITADPLTLGEWTWNAQSQRLSIRVDAATDFQEIDGTWTLQSVSKILDGLSHQRLHKLFTGHRPDAERVSCRLELSTGKVVSLTGAFDGAGSAEGVLMRRIETGEWFADPAGAELEAVFQPIVSLKSGRIDGFEALARWPSADASRPDGRQERGLATSMLMRASESLAAWMMASGRRDLFVNVNVTAPDLAEDALVTLVGDLISGHAFSDGQLRIELTEQAALRDPDAVLKTVEALRDVGAGIILDDFGTGHSSFEWLEALPADGLKVDADLIAKLDRSRMQTILKAVTTLAHELGMSRTAEGVEDLGRISLLKELGFDYVQGFAFSKPLPAREAGELLKA; encoded by the coding sequence ATGATTACGGCCGATCCCCTGACGCTTGGCGAGTGGACCTGGAATGCACAGTCCCAGCGGCTGAGCATCCGTGTGGATGCTGCCACCGATTTTCAGGAAATCGACGGGACATGGACCCTCCAATCGGTGTCGAAGATTCTCGACGGGCTGAGCCATCAGCGGCTTCACAAGCTTTTTACAGGCCATCGACCAGATGCTGAGCGGGTCTCCTGCAGGTTGGAGCTTTCGACGGGTAAGGTCGTTTCGCTCACTGGCGCTTTCGATGGGGCAGGTTCAGCCGAGGGCGTTCTCATGCGCCGTATCGAAACGGGTGAATGGTTCGCCGATCCAGCCGGGGCAGAGCTTGAGGCTGTTTTCCAGCCAATCGTTTCATTGAAGTCCGGGCGCATAGATGGGTTTGAAGCCCTTGCGCGCTGGCCCTCCGCTGATGCCTCCCGTCCTGATGGGCGGCAAGAGCGCGGCCTAGCGACCTCCATGTTGATGCGCGCCAGTGAATCCCTTGCCGCGTGGATGATGGCGAGCGGCCGGCGCGACCTCTTCGTCAATGTGAACGTGACCGCGCCCGATCTGGCTGAAGACGCGCTGGTGACGCTCGTCGGAGACTTGATCTCAGGGCATGCGTTTTCGGACGGTCAGCTCAGGATTGAGCTCACAGAGCAGGCGGCGCTGCGAGATCCGGATGCCGTCCTGAAGACAGTTGAAGCGCTGAGGGATGTCGGGGCAGGGATCATCCTCGATGATTTCGGGACCGGACATTCGTCGTTTGAATGGCTTGAGGCGCTGCCTGCCGATGGCCTGAAAGTAGATGCCGATCTTATAGCCAAGCTGGACCGGTCACGCATGCAGACAATCCTGAAGGCGGTGACAACGCTGGCCCATGAGCTTGGCATGTCAAGAACGGCGGAGGGGGTGGAAGATCTCGGCAGGATCAGCCTGTTGAAAGAGCTGGGGTTCGATTACGTTCAGGGCTTTGCGTTTTCGAAGCCGCTACCCGCCCGTGAAGCCGGAGAGCTTCTCAAAGCCTGA
- a CDS encoding YqgE/AlgH family protein, which yields MMSDLTGKLLIAMPGIGDSRFLRSVVLVCAHEPEYAMGIVLNKPMDDLTLPQLLSQLGIEQNIKIPEDAVLSGGPVGTDRGFVVHTGDFHCEGATLDINEDFCLTATRDVLVALASDDAPRESVMALGYSGWGAGQLETEIAENAWIISEPIPDIVFGGRHDTKWTKALKLIGIDAAHLHSAGGSA from the coding sequence ATGATGAGCGATCTCACCGGCAAGCTTTTGATTGCCATGCCCGGGATCGGCGATTCCAGGTTTTTACGCTCTGTCGTCCTCGTCTGCGCGCATGAGCCTGAATACGCCATGGGGATTGTGCTCAACAAGCCGATGGACGACCTCACCTTGCCACAACTCCTGTCGCAGCTTGGCATCGAGCAGAATATCAAGATCCCTGAGGATGCTGTCCTTAGCGGTGGTCCGGTCGGCACCGACAGGGGGTTTGTCGTGCATACGGGTGATTTTCACTGCGAAGGCGCGACGCTCGATATCAACGAGGATTTCTGCCTGACCGCCACACGCGACGTCCTGGTTGCGCTTGCCTCAGATGACGCGCCTCGTGAATCGGTCATGGCACTTGGCTATTCAGGCTGGGGCGCCGGACAGCTAGAGACGGAAATCGCCGAAAATGCCTGGATTATCAGCGAGCCGATTCCCGACATTGTTTTCGGCGGGCGCCACGACACCAAGTGGACAAAGGCATTGAAGCTCATCGGCATCGACGCGGCCCATCTCCACTCGGCGGGGGGCAGTGCCTGA